In the Oncorhynchus keta strain PuntledgeMale-10-30-2019 chromosome 16, Oket_V2, whole genome shotgun sequence genome, aggtactggtattaaccatgatatgaCTGTGtgtaaccctgtaggtactggtattaaccatgatatctgactgtgtgtaaccctgtaggtactggtattaaccatgatatctgactgttgttaacccagTAGGTACtgctattaaccatgatatctgactgttgttaaccctgtaggtactggtattaaacatgatatctgactgtttttaaccctgtaggtactgctattaaccatgatatctgactgttgttaaccctgtaggtactggtattaaccatgatctgactgtttttaaccctgtaggtactggtattaaccatgatatctgactgtttttaaccctgtaggtactggtattaaccatgatctgactgtttttaaccctgtaggtactggtattaaccatgatatctgactgtgtgtaactctgtaggtactggtattaaccatgatatctgactgttattaaccctgtaggtactggtattaaccatgatatctgactgtgtgtaaccctgtaggtactggtatcaaccatgatatctgactgtgtttaaccctgtaggtactggtattaaccatgatatctgactgtgtttaaccctgtaggtactggtattaaccatgatatctgactgtgtgtaaccctgtaggtactggtatcaaccatgatatctgactgtgtttaaccctgtaggtactggtattaaccatgatatctgactgtgtgtaaccctgtaggtactggtatcaaccatgatatctgactgttattaaccctgtaggtactggtattaaccatggtatctgactgttattaaccctgtaggtactggtattaaccatgatatctgactgttattaatcctgtaggtactggtattaaccatgatatctgactgtgtttaaccctgtaggtactgctattaaccatgatatctgactgttgttaaccctgtaggtactggtattaaccatgatatctgactgtgtttAACCTTGTAGGTACtgctattaaccatgatatctgactgttgttaaccctgtaggtactggtattaaccatggtatctgactgtttttaaccctgtaggtactgctattaaccatgatatctgactgttattaatcctgtaggtactggtattaaccatgatatctgactgttattaatcctgtaggtactggtattaaccatgatatctgactgttgttaaccctgtaggtactggtattaaccatgatatctgactgttgttaaccctgtaggtactggtattaaccatgatatctgactgtgtgtaaccctgtaggtactggtattaaccatgatatctgactgttattaaccctgtaggtactggtattaaccatgatatctgactgttattaatcctgtaggtactggtattaaccatgatatctgactgtgtttaaccctgactggtattaaccatgatatctgactgtgtgtaaccctgtaggtactggtatcaaccatgatatctgactgtgtttaaccctgtaggtactggtattaaccatgatatctgactgtgtgtaaccctgtaggtactggtatcaaccatgatatctgactgttattaaccctgtaggtactggtattaaccatggtatctgactgttattaaccctgtaggtactggtattaaccatgatatctgactgttattaatcctgtaggtactggtattaaccatgatatctgactgtgtttaaccctgtaggtactgctattaaccatgatatctgactgttgttaaccctgtaggtactggtattaaccatgatatctgactgtgtttaaccctgtaggtactgctattaaccatgatatctgactgttgttaaccctgtaggtactggtattaaccatggtatctgactgtttttaaccctgtaggtactgctattaaccatgatatctgactgttattaatcctgtaggtactggtattaaccatgatatctgactgttattaatcctgtaggtactggtattaaccatgatatctgactgttgttaaccctgtaggtactggtattaaccatgatatctgactgttgttaaccctgtaggtactggtattaaccatgatatctgactgtgtgtaaccctgtaggtactggtattaaccatgatatctgactgttattaaccctgtaggtactggtattaaccatgatatctgactgtgtttaaccctgtaggtactgatattaaccatgatatctgactgtgtgtaaccctgtaggtactgctattaaccatgatatctgactgttgttaaccctgtaggtactggtattaaccatgatatctgactgttgttaaccctgtaggtactggtattaaccatgatatctgactattttaaccctgtaggtactggtattaaccatgatatctgactgtttttaaccctgtaggtactggtattaaccatgatatctgaccgttattaaccctgtaggtactgctattaaccatgatatctgactgttgttaaccctgtatgtactggtattaaccatgatatctgactgttgttaaccctgtaggtactggtattaaccatgatatctgactgttgttaaccctgtaggtactggtattaaccatgatatctgactgttgttaacccagTAGGTACtgctattaaccatgatatctgactgttgttaaccctgtaggtactggtattaaccatgatatctgactgttgttaaccctgtatgTACTGGTATTAAcaatgatatctgactgttgttaaccctgtaggtactggtattaaccatgatatctgactgttgttaaccctgtaggtactggtattaaccatgatatctgactgttgttaacccagTAGGTACTGcaattaaccatgatatctgactgttgttaaccctgtaggtactgctattaaccatgatatctgactgttgttaaccctgtaggtactggtattaaccatgatatctgactattttaaccctgtaggtactggtattaaccatgatatctgactgtttttaaccctgtaggtactggtattaaccatgatatctgaccgTTTTTAACCCtataggtactggtattaaccatgatatctgactgttgttaaccctgtaggtactggtattaaccatgatatctgactgttgttaacccagTAGGTACtgctattaaccatgatatctgactgttgttaaccctgtaggtactggtattaaccatgatatctgattgtttttaaccctgtaggtactggtattaaccatgatatctgactgtttttaaccctgtaggtactggtattaaccatgatctgactgtttttaaccctgtaggtactggtattaaccatgatatctgactgttattaaccctgtaggtactggtattaaccatgatatctgactgttttaaccctgtaggtactggtattaaccatgatatgaCTGTGtgtaaccctgtaggtactggtattaaccatgatatctgactgtgtttaaccctgtaggtactggtattaaccatgatatctgactgttgttaacccagTAGGTACtgctattaaccatgatatctgactgtgtgtaaccctgtaggtactggtattaaccatgatatgaCTGTGtgtaaccctgtaggtactggtattaaccatgatatctgactgtgtgtaaccctgtaggtactggtattaaccatgatatctgactgttgttaacccagTAGGTACtgctattaaccatgatatctgactgttgttaaccctgtaggtactggtattaaacatgatatctgactgtttttaaccctgtaggtactgctattaaccatgatatctgactgttgttaaccctgtaggtactggtattaaccatgatctgactgtttttaaccctgtaggtactggtattaaccatgatatctgactgtttttaaccctgtaggtactggtattaaccatgatctgactgtttttaaccctgtaggtactggtattaaccatgatatctgactgtgtgtaactctgtaggtactggtattaaccatgatatctgactgttattaaccctgtaggtactggtattaaccatgatatctgactgtgtgtaaccctgtaggtactggtatcaaccatgatatctgactgtgtttaaccctgtaggtactggtattaaccatgatatctgactgtgtttaaccctgtaggtactggtattaaccatgatatctgactgtgtgtaaccctgtaggtactggtatcaaccatgatatctgactgtgtttaaccctgtaggtactggtattaaccatgatatctgactgtgtgtaaccctgtaggtactggtatcaaccatgatatctgactgttattaaccctgtaggtactggtattaaccatggtatctgactgttattaaccctgtaggtactggtattaaccatgatatctgactgttattaatcctgtaggtactggtattaaccatgatatctgactgtgtttaaccctgtaggtactgctattaaccatgatatctgactgttgttaaccctgtaggtactggtattaaccatgatatctgactgtgtttAACCTTGTAGGTACtgctattaaccatgatatctgactgttggtaaccctgtaggtactggtattaaccatggtatctgactgtttttaaccctgtaggtactgctattaaccatgatatctgactgttattaatcctgtaggtactggtattaaccatgatatctgactgttattaatcctgtaggtactggtattaaccatgatatctgactgttgttaaccctgtaggtactggtattaaccatgatatctgactgttgttaaccctgtaggtactggtattaaccatgatatctgactgtgtgtaaccctgtaggtactggtattaaccatgatatctgactgttattaaccctgtaggtactggtattaaccatgatatctgactgttattaatcctgtaggtactggtattaaccatgatatctgactgtgtttaaccctgtaggtactggtattaaccatgatatctgactgtgtgtaaccctgtaggtactggtatcaaccatgatatctgactgtgtttaaccctgtaggtactggtattaaccatgatatctgactgtgtgtaaccctgtaggtactggtatcaaccatgatatctgactgttattaaccctgtaggtactggtattaaccatggtatctgactgttattaaccctgtaggtactggtattaaccatgatatctgactgttattaatcctgtaggtactggtattaaccatgatatctgactgtgtttAACCCTGGGTACtgctattaaccatgatatctgactgttgttaaccctgtaggtactggtattaaccatgatatctgactgttttaaccctgtaggtactggtattaaccatgatatctgactgttgttaaccctgtaggtactggtattaaccatggtATGTAGGTACTGACTGATATCTGACTGTTAAatcctgtaggtactggtattaaccatgatatctgactgttattaacctgtaggtactggtattaaccatgatatctgactgttgttaaccctgtaggtactggtattaaccatgatatctgactgaaCTGTAGGTACTGGTTTAACCCTGATATCTGGTGTGTAACTGGGTATTAttaccatgatatctgactgttagtaaccctgtaggtactggtattaaccatgatatctgactgtgtttaaccctgtaggtactgatattaaccatgatatctgactgtgtgtaaccctgtaggtactggtattaaccatgatatctgactgtgtgtaaccctgtaggtactggtatcaaccatgatatctgacggtgtttaaccctgtaggtactggtattaaccatgatatctgactgtgtaaccctggtattaaccatgatatctgactgttattaaccctgtaggtactggtattaaccatggtatctgactgttattaaccctgtaggtactggtattaaccatgatatctgactgttattaatcctgtaggtactggtattaaccatgatatctgactgtgtttaaccctgtaggtactgctattaaccatgatatctgactgttgttaaccctgttaCTGGTATTAACCCTGATATCTGGTACCCTGGTattattaaccatgatatctgactgttgttaaccctgtaggtactggtattaaccatgatatctgactgtttttaaccctgtaggtactggtattaaccatgatatctgactgttattaatcctgtaggtactggtattaaccctgttattaatcctgtaggtactggtattaaccatgatatctgactgttgttaaccctgtaggtactggtattaaccatgatatctgactgttgttaaccctgtaggtactggtattaaccatgatatctgactgtgtgtaaccctgtaggtactggtattaaccatgatatctgactgttattaaccctgtaggtactggtattaaccatgatatctgactgtgtttaaccctgtaggtactgatattaaccatgatatctgactgtgtgtaaccctgtaggtactggtattaaccatgatatctgacagttattaaccctgtaggtactggtattaaccatgatatctgacagttattaaccctgtaggtactggtattaaccatgatatctgactgtgtttaaccctgtaggtactggtattaaccatggtatctgactgtgtttaaccctgtaggtactggtattaaccatgatatctgactgtgtgtaaccctgtaggtactggtattaaccatgatatctgactgtgtttaaccctgtaggtactggtattaaccatggtatctgactgtgtttaaccctgtaggtactggtctcCACATCAGCCTGATAATGGTGATGGCAAACACATATAGCAGCCTTCAATGtagtgtcacgaaccggctcaaagcccgtaacaaagggagacaacgtggagataaggagtagcaaaatatatatttattaactaaagcaactaagtataatatacaatggtgtgtgtaatcagtaatcagtagtgtaagtgagtgttttgcatgcatgaatgtgataatgcagggtgatgaaaggtgccaaagcaaacaaacaaaaggccaccaagaaccacaacacaatctacaaaaggtgtctgcatggagagagtctcttccatgaatgtggaagaggtctatttatcctgggagacacctggcccaggtgtttcccatgtagctgacgaccctcccaactccgcccaccggcatcctaataaggaaacaagaacaaagagagaatacggcagacagagtgggagggtcgtcacagtaGACAACttcctccttcattctctctctctctctttctctctgtctttctcacacatgcacatacacaaatGCATACACATATTGTTGTATGTGTTTGTAGTTCAACATGAAGTCAGTACAGTTTACATTGAGCATACACATCATTTCCAATTCAAATATATTCAACAGATATTTACATGCTGCAATTTAGGCCTGGTGATGACATTCTCAACAGTACCAAACCACCATTACATACACTGTATAGGAGGTGACTGTACCACCAACCAATGAGTGTAGTAGAGATACCAAAGGATGTTACTTAATCATCTTTGACAGTTAGTCTTTGTTGTCAATTTACATATAAGCACAATAACAAATGCTCTATTTGACTGCTCCCCTATATGGTCCCAAAAGAGGGAGGGGAAGTGGATATTTTCAGTGGTTCAACCAGCTGTCACTCAAAATTATCAACCAATCATGTTCATCCTCACTGGTTAAAGCTGCCCACACTCAATATCCACTTGAATCAGTTTGTAGTGTCACATCTATTGTCTGGACATTATAATGACCCATGTTTGTAGTCCTGGACCTCCTGAACATGTTGATGTATATTTGGGAGTAAACAGAGGGTCCAAATCAGCAGAAAGGTGAAAGGAAGGAGGAGTTCTGGAAACTCCCTGAATTATCTTGGGGCTGTTACATATAATATTTAATATATGTTAACAGCTAGTCTTTGTTCTCCACTTCCCCTCTATGATCTATATCTTCCTGGTATGACAGTGTCCTGTCCATCATCACAAATAGCAAGTCCCGTTCCCTGGACAGGAGGACTGTGTTGAGATTTACTCTGGACAAGATGATCATGTAGAGACATGGAATGATTTATATTGTTCTGCAGAAAATGGTTTAACAATAACCACTAtaacaatctcacacacacacacacacacacacacacacacacacacacacacacacacacacacacacacacacacacacacacacacacacacacacacacacacacacacacacacacacacacacacacacacacacacacacacacacacacacacacacacacacacacacacacacacacacacacacacacacacacacacacacacacacacacacacacacacacacacacacacacacacacacacacacacacacacacacacacacacacacacacacacacacacacacacacacatacacacacacacacacacacacacacacacacacacacacacacacacacatacacacacacacacacacacacacacacacacacacacacacacacacacacacacacacacacacacacacacacacacacacacacacacacacacacacacacacacacacatacacatacacacacacggacaaaAGTATACAAGTACGCACACTAGTATGCAAACGTTTTTGTATTAGCAAAGCCACAACTACCCGTGTCATTTTGTTGATACTTCCCTAGAGTTAACACCGACAGcagtcacacagacagagacaaacagatgaCTCAGAGACAGAGATGTCACTAGAAGCAGAGACTTAACGCATAGAGGTCTTGCAGTTGATGTACGACGCCTTCTGGCAGCCAAGTTGGAAGACCACCACATTAATTCTAGAATCAGAGACTTAATGTATAGTAGATCTACATAGAAAGAAAGACCCAGGCATTGTTAAAGATGTCAAAGGTCATCAATGCTGAACCAGATAGGAACAAGAAGGTCAAGTTTGACAGAggtgagatggaggagaggattgTAGATATCTACGTCAGTGCAGACACCCTGAGAGACGGTGAGACCAGCAccaagagagaagagacagcacACACTGCCCCTGATAATGGACCAGGAGACCAGCGaacaagtaacacacacacacacacacacacacacacacacacacacacacacacacacacacacacacacacacacacacacacacacacacacacacacacacacacacacacacacacacacacacacacacacacacacacacacacacacacacacacacaaaacattaaAGTCTCTTGTATGTGTCCACAGAGCCTGATAGGTCAGGGAAGAGACCCTCCCTAGTTGCTGCAGTGTTTCTGGGGCTGCTGTGTGTTCTCCTGGCTGGGATCataggcctgtctgtctgctgtgagtTTGTCTCCAAGTTCATTGCTTATCACCTAATTGTAAGAAGTGCTGGTTACTAAGCCTATTTTCCAGGTGTTTTACTTAGTAACTATGTGTTCATACTTTGTAGATAACAGAGACATCACAGATTCTGAGGATAAAAGGAATAACTTGTTCCAGAGTTTCTCCCTTTTTAAAATCAACGcaactgaagagagagaccagctccagaccagatacaacaacttgactaaagagagagaccagctacagactgAGAGAGTTTTTCTTAGCGAGAGGCTTTTTAATCTCAGTGAGTAAACCTACATTTGTGTCTGTATTATTTTATCCAGCGTGAAAAGATGAAGGAAATTCATGTCAATCATCTTGTAGAACAAACCTGTCCTGCTGGCTGGCAGAAGTTTGAATCCAGTTGGTACTTCCTGTCTACTGAGTCTAAAACCTggaaggggagcagagaggactgtctggagagaggagcagacctgGTGATCATAAACAGTGATaaggaacaggtgagagagagagagagagagagagagagagagagagagagagagagagagagagagagagagaaatatgtatctTTGTCAACAACAGAGTTTCTCTTcaagtcagtgagtgagtgagagtgagtgagtgagtgagaaaaagagagtgagagccagagaaaaggagagagagagaacagagcagaggagagagaggaatagagaccaGAAGGATATACGAGCATCATGAATATAACTGAGCTTTGTCACTGACAAcaaaggtaatatactactgctctaataacactgaggGAGAGTCCCGTGATAGAAGTGAGTCCAGTCCACTGACTGACTCTGACTGAGGTGAAGGGCACTGACCACCCCAGGATACTCCTATGACTGCTCTAATACGCACTGACACACCGCCAGGAACTATCGGTaaaacactgaataacaaaccaagcaaggtaatatactactgctctaataacactgaccaccctaGGCAAGGTAATATCACTACTGGTATCTAAtatgaccaccccaaggtaatatactactgctctaataacactgaccaccccaagtaTCTACTACTGCTCTAAAACATGACCAAacaaggtaataatatactgcTCAATAACTTGACCACAAGGGAGTCTGGATTGGTCTGACTGACTCTGTTACTGAGGGGACACTGGAAATGGGTGGACGGTACTGcctaataacactgaccaacccaaggtaatatactactgctctaataacactgaccaccccaaggtaatataatactgctctaataacactgaccaccccaaggtaatatactactgctctaataacactgaccaccccaaggtaatatactactgctataataacactgaccaccccaaggtaatatactactgctctaataacactgaccaccccaaggtaatatactactgctctaataacactgaccaccccaaggtaatatactactgctctaataacactgaccaccccaaggtaatatactactgctctaataacactgaccaccccaaggtaatatactactgctctaataacactgaccaccccaggtaatatactactgctctaataacactgaccaccccaaggtaatatactactgctctaataacactgaccaccccaaggtaatatactactgctctaataacactgaccaccccaaggtaatatactactgctctaataacactgaccaccccaaggtaatatactactgctctaataacactgaccaccccaaggtaatatactactgctctaataacactgaccaccccaaggtaatatactactgctctaataacactgaccaccccaaggtaatatactactgctctaataacactgaccaccccaaggtaatatactactgctctaataacactgaccaccccaaggtaatatactactgctctaataacactgaccaccccaaggtaatatactactgctctaataacactgaccaccaaggtaatatactactgctctaataacactgaccaccccaaggtaatatactactgctctaataacactgaccaccccaaggtaatatactactgctctaataacactgaccaccaaggtaatatactactgctctaataacactgaccacccaaggtaatatactactgctctaataacactgaccaccccaaggtaatatactactgctctaataacactgaccaccaaggtaatatacta is a window encoding:
- the LOC127907891 gene encoding C-type lectin domain family 12 member B-like, translated to MSKVINAEPDRNKKVKFDRGEMEERIVDIYVSADTLRDGETSTKREETAHTAPDNGPGDQRTKPDRSGKRPSLVAAVFLGLLCVLLAGIIGLSVCYNRDITDSEDKRNNLFQSFSLFKINATEERDQLQTRYNNLTKERDQLQTERVFLSERLFNLKQTCPAGWQKFESSWYFLSTESKTWKGSREDCLERGADLVIINSDKEQELSVKH